TGGTGAATATTCCAAATCGGGCGAGTTCGTGTACGACCGCCCCTTCCTGTGGGGCTCAAAACGCACGGGTCCGGATTTAGCACGTCTGGGTGGAAAATATCCCGACTCCTGGCATTACAAGCACCTGGAATCACCGCGCGCAATGATCACCGGCTCAAACATGCCGGATTATGGCTGGCTGAAGGCGAACCCTCTCGATCCTCAGATGATCGAACGCAAGATGAAGGTTCTTCACTTCCCTTACTCGGCCGCACAGCTTTCCGACTTGGCTGATAAAAATGAGATGGATGCCCTTGTCGCCTATCTGCAGAAACTGGGGAGCGATATCCCCTGGCGCAAGGCCGCTCAAGCGACCATTGTCGGTGAATTGAAAAATCCCTATGCCGGCGCCTCACACGAGCAGATAGAACCCTGGGAAAAAATGTTCGAGAACACCTGTGCTCCCTGTCATGGCGAGCATCGCGAAGGCGGAATCGGGCCATCTCTGATTCACACAAAAAAAACCGAAGCGGAATTATTCAATATTATTTATAACGGTATCGAAACTGGCGGGATGCCCTCTTTCGGCAGCATGGGTTCAGACAAAGTCTGGCAGATGGTCAACTTCGTCAAACACTACGAGGATGATTGATTATGGACCTGGCCTCAATTCTGTACCTTGGCGTGACCTCTCTGTTCATCGTTATCTTTGTGGTGATCGTTGTGCGGACCTACAGCCGCAAAAATCGGGACAAGAACGAAACCGCCAAGTATCACATGCTGGATGACGATTGATCGGGGCAACCCACAGCGCTTTTCTTTGACAAGGATGGTACTTATGAACAGTATCGATCAACATACGGACGAACACGCAGACGGCATCGTTGAGGACCGCAAACAAGCCCCGCCGATCTACTTTAATATCCTTTTTTACGGCTTGATCGTCTGGGGGGTCATCTTCATGGCTTATTTCCTGCTGAGTGGTTGGAGTTCTCACCAGGAATTTGCTCAAAAGATGAAAATTCATCAGAATCAAAGTTCCAGCAAGTGAGTTCACCTAAAGGGGGGAGCATTCCTCCCCCCTTTAATTTACAGGCTAAAACAGGGAATAATCGCCTTCTCGGCCCGTATCGACGCAGCTTTCAGTGGCTTATAAGTCTGCTGATTCTTCTGCTCCCCTGGGCGCATGTCGACTCGGTTAGCCTGTTGCGGGTCGACTTCACAACCTTAAGCCTGCACCTGTTCGGTGCGACCTTAAGAATCGAAGAACTCTACCTGCTGCTTTTATTCAGCCTCGCGCTGGCTCTCTTCTTCTTATTAACCACCCTGATTTTTGGCCGCGTCTGGTGCGGATGGGCCTGCCCGCAAACCACTTTGAGTGACCTTGCTGAATGGGCCGCGCGGAAATTGAAACTGAAGGTCAGTGGCTTTCGTCTGGCTGGCGCTGTCTGGCGCAAAGCTCTGCTCCACATTTTTTTCCTAATGGTGGGGTTGTTAGTCGCCAGCAATCTGCTCTGGTATTTCATTGAGCCAGAGCGATTTTTCAGACAGCTATTCCACGGCCAGCTGCACCCGGTGGCCCTCGGTACCCTGATAGTTATCACGGCAACCGTCTATTTCGACCTGGCCTTTCTGCGTCGCATTATCTGTCGCGATTTCTGCCCCTACGGTCGCTTTCAAACCGTGCTGGTTGACACCAGCACCCTCGTGCTGCATCTCCCTGCGACGGAAGCCCCACGCTGTATCAAATGTGGCGCCTGTG
Above is a genomic segment from Geopsychrobacter electrodiphilus DSM 16401 containing:
- a CDS encoding cbb3-type cytochrome c oxidase N-terminal domain-containing protein, with product MNSIDQHTDEHADGIVEDRKQAPPIYFNILFYGLIVWGVIFMAYFLLSGWSSHQEFAQKMKIHQNQSSSK
- a CDS encoding cbb3-type cytochrome c oxidase subunit II, whose protein sequence is MWEKRPILFLILATVVIMIGTTVTMIVPFLSVNTEADRIASVKPYTPLQQEGRDIYIREGCNNCHTQTVRPLVSEVLRYGEYSKSGEFVYDRPFLWGSKRTGPDLARLGGKYPDSWHYKHLESPRAMITGSNMPDYGWLKANPLDPQMIERKMKVLHFPYSAAQLSDLADKNEMDALVAYLQKLGSDIPWRKAAQATIVGELKNPYAGASHEQIEPWEKMFENTCAPCHGEHREGGIGPSLIHTKKTEAELFNIIYNGIETGGMPSFGSMGSDKVWQMVNFVKHYEDD
- a CDS encoding CcoQ/FixQ family Cbb3-type cytochrome c oxidase assembly chaperone, whose protein sequence is MDLASILYLGVTSLFIVIFVVIVVRTYSRKNRDKNETAKYHMLDDD
- a CDS encoding 4Fe-4S dicluster domain-containing protein; translated protein: MSSPKGGSIPPPFNLQAKTGNNRLLGPYRRSFQWLISLLILLLPWAHVDSVSLLRVDFTTLSLHLFGATLRIEELYLLLLFSLALALFFLLTTLIFGRVWCGWACPQTTLSDLAEWAARKLKLKVSGFRLAGAVWRKALLHIFFLMVGLLVASNLLWYFIEPERFFRQLFHGQLHPVALGTLIVITATVYFDLAFLRRIICRDFCPYGRFQTVLVDTSTLVLHLPATEAPRCIKCGACVRACPMEIDIRRGYQIECINCGRCLDACRRVMNKRKEPGLIGYYFGINGEGPRAIFNPRTLLLASGFMALSILLVCAIKLRPEATLKVALSHQVASRRLKDGDQVSFFNAWINNRTTTKAEYHLSAEDQGNGQKLVLKGPTHGIIVDGGQNQKVDFVLLTPFTGEESRVSFRLIAKDGSKLAETDALITPRQSR